In a single window of the Platichthys flesus chromosome 5, fPlaFle2.1, whole genome shotgun sequence genome:
- the LOC133954189 gene encoding uncharacterized protein LOC133954189, translating into MVSSQIFYLPFCSQKRWLYANVLHTHVLRMWCLGETPKQTQWAKAAARLPPPLSNKQLAALTSDMSSSLSAVQSTATSPEISLWKKSGAMFRAGVWYGPDNKPCLPKHFFPHYAKLSYGKDHTSKMGMLSMISEHWFTKGFSTYAQKYCQACVICATHNVGRPVAVTSQAAHQPPTRPFEHLMMDFIELSPSEGKSHCLVMVDMWSKWVEAFPASKQTASVVTKALLRDIIPRWGIPSRISSDNGRHFVNEAVKQLGSHLGMDVRTHCAYHPASGGAVERENGTLKTKLAKCCEDTGLAWTEVLPLVLMYMRMRKRTRSNLSPYEILFATPPHIGVAPPSSPLPSTDLCDDNMLSYCANLTSSLSDIRRQVTSSLPHPATEPLHNLQPGDFVVVKDFRRKN; encoded by the coding sequence ATGGTCTCATCACAGATCTTCTATCTGCCATTTTGCTCCCAAAAACGGTGGCTGTATGCaaatgtgctgcacacacacgtgctacGGATGTGGTGTCTCGGGGAAACGCCAAAGCAGACACAATGGGCTAAAGCTGCAGCTCGCTTACCACCTcctctttcaaacaaacaattggCTGCACTCACATCTgacatgtcctcctctctttctgcagtACAGTCCACTGCTACTTCTCCTGAGATCTCCCTATGGAAGAAGTCCGGTGCTATGTTCCGAGCTGGTGTGTGGTATGGTCCTGACAACAAACCCTGTTTgccaaaacatttctttccccATTATGCTAAGTTATCTTATGGCAAAGATCACACATCTAAAATGGGGATGTTATCTATGATATCAGAACATTGGTTCACGAAAGGTTTCTCCACCTATGCTCAAAAGTACTGTCAGGCATGCGTAATCTGCGCCACACACAACGTTGGCAGGCCAGTGGCTGTAACCAGCCAGGCAGCTCACCAACCACCTACTCGACCTTTTGAACATCTGATGATGGACTTCATAGAGCTGTCACCATCAGAAGGTAAATCTCACTGTTTAGTGATGGTCGACATGTGGTCAAAATGGGTTGAAGCTTTCCCTGCCTCAAAACAAACCGCAAGTGTGGTCACCAAAGCATTGTTAAGAGACATTATTCCACGATGGGGAATTCCTAGCAGGATTTCCAGTGACAACGGCAGACACTTCGTAAACGAAGCTGTCAAACAACTCGGTTCTCATCTAGGTATGGATGTGCGAACACACTGTGCATATCATCCAGCCAGTGGTGGAGCTGTGGAACGAGAGAACGGCACACTCAAAACTAAACTTGCAAAGTGCTGTGAAGACACAGGTCTTGCATGGACAGAAGTCCTGCCTCTGGTGCTGATGTACATGAGGATGAGAAAACGAACAAGGTCTAATCTTTCACCTTATGAGATTCTTTTTGCAACTCCTCCCCACATTGGTGTggctcctccatcttctccgcTTCCATCCACAGACTTGTGTGATGATAACATGTTGTCTTATTGTGCTAACCTAACTTCGTCTCTTTCAGACATCAGGAGACAGGTgacctcctcccttcctcatcCAGCTACTGAACCGCTTCATAACCTCCAGCCAGGCGACTTCGTGGTGGTCAAGGACTTCCGGAGAAAGAATTAG